In one window of Tellurirhabdus rosea DNA:
- a CDS encoding DUF7948 domain-containing protein, with product MHRLYTIALSCFLALLLFPLLAANRPEGVRFVQNKGQWPSEVLFRAELPDGFLFLKKQSLHYVFYDGATVAALHAGKPVSADKARLSSTEPIPPTQIRAHGVEVQLQNSQNAQIETHKPIAEHLNYFFGNDPARWAAKVSVFGEIIYRNIYPDIDLRIFAYYQTVKYEFIVRPGADASQIALRYTGADSVRLDNGQLHVTTSLQPFREEKPYSFTDRGDVPAEWTLTGNRAGFRFPAGYDHTQTLTIDPTLVFSTYSGSVADNWGHTATYDRSGNLYSGGTVFGAQFTASVGAYQVRFGGQVDIAVLKFSPDGDQLIYATYLGGEFTEVPHSILVDPAGSLLIMGTTSSSRFPVGQRAFQRQFAGGTITSPISSLDFDQGSDLFVTKLDSLGERLLAGTFIGGSRNDGLGNINPLIIKNYGDNFRGEIVTDAAGNVFVASVTTSPDFPLQNAARTQLAGQYDGVLFSLSPDLATLRWSTLLGGDGYDAIYGLKMSPSGALYACGVTRSTDLPTHATALHPRLLNAATTEDGFVARFVNQQLTQLTYLGTESADIAYLLDFDTAENVHIFGLTRGQYPVSDGVYRSLTGGQFVHALDPTLSRTFFSTRIGSGRSTPDISPTAFLVNECGNIYLAGWGGAVNARTGINFASSTIGLPVTSDAIKRTTNGSNYWLAVLEKGAQSLLYATFFGSENPTNPNEEDRGDHVDGGTCRFDKSGVIYHAACACGGSRFPASPTAWSRQNRSSNCNNAAFKIDVDRLKASFDAFQGNQQNVVQGCAPLSLTFVNTSEGGITYQWDIGGQATSSNPEQTAYTFTRPGEYTVVLRAFNRLSCKQVDVATRVIRVFPAAFKVSADTAICPGKSVQLLAEGARTYVWTPAQGLSNPNVANPVATPTQTTQYTVNMTNEFGCTVRRQVTVSVDDSFRPNVTLRTSSGCGQVTQVELLNQSTGADEIRWSMGNGDTLKIPEPGSYRYEKSGQYTITVTARRGGCTLTVSLPPVDVENLKDIPNVITANNDGKNDLFDTGLSGAKVEIYNRWGRLIYNAAPYANNWGRDVPHGLYYFMLTTATGVRCKGWVEVLQ from the coding sequence ATGCACCGTCTCTACACCATTGCCTTAAGCTGTTTTCTTGCCCTGCTGTTGTTCCCCCTTCTGGCAGCCAACCGGCCCGAAGGAGTGCGCTTTGTTCAGAACAAGGGACAGTGGCCTTCCGAAGTACTGTTCCGCGCCGAGTTGCCGGACGGTTTTCTTTTTCTCAAAAAACAATCGCTGCATTACGTCTTTTACGACGGCGCTACCGTGGCGGCCCTTCACGCCGGTAAGCCGGTTTCGGCCGACAAAGCCCGCCTGAGCAGCACAGAGCCGATACCGCCCACCCAAATCCGGGCACATGGCGTGGAAGTGCAGCTTCAAAACAGCCAGAACGCGCAGATTGAGACACATAAGCCCATTGCGGAGCACCTCAATTACTTTTTTGGAAACGACCCGGCCCGTTGGGCGGCCAAAGTGTCCGTTTTCGGCGAAATCATCTACCGAAACATCTACCCGGACATTGACCTCCGGATTTTCGCCTATTACCAGACCGTCAAGTACGAATTCATTGTCCGGCCGGGGGCGGATGCGTCCCAAATCGCGCTCCGCTACACCGGGGCCGATTCCGTCCGGCTCGACAACGGCCAGCTCCACGTCACGACGAGTCTGCAGCCGTTTCGGGAAGAAAAGCCGTACAGCTTTACCGACCGCGGCGACGTTCCGGCCGAATGGACGCTGACCGGCAACCGCGCCGGGTTCCGTTTCCCGGCCGGTTACGACCACACGCAGACGCTGACCATTGACCCGACGCTCGTTTTCTCGACCTATTCCGGGTCCGTGGCCGACAACTGGGGCCATACCGCCACCTACGACCGCAGCGGCAATCTGTATTCCGGGGGCACCGTGTTCGGGGCTCAGTTTACCGCTTCGGTGGGGGCTTATCAGGTCCGTTTCGGCGGTCAGGTGGATATAGCCGTGCTCAAATTCAGTCCGGACGGCGACCAACTGATCTATGCAACTTACCTCGGCGGCGAATTTACGGAGGTGCCCCACAGCATTCTGGTCGATCCGGCCGGTTCGCTGCTGATCATGGGCACTACGTCTTCCAGCCGGTTTCCGGTAGGCCAGCGGGCGTTTCAGCGGCAATTTGCCGGGGGCACCATCACTTCGCCCATCAGTTCGCTCGATTTCGATCAGGGCAGCGACCTGTTTGTGACCAAACTCGACTCGCTCGGGGAACGGCTGCTGGCCGGCACTTTTATCGGCGGCAGCCGCAACGACGGCCTGGGCAACATCAACCCGCTGATTATCAAAAATTACGGCGATAATTTCCGGGGAGAAATCGTGACCGACGCCGCCGGAAATGTGTTCGTCGCCAGCGTGACGACTTCCCCGGACTTCCCGCTTCAGAATGCCGCCCGGACGCAGCTCGCCGGTCAGTACGACGGGGTGCTGTTTTCCCTCAGCCCGGACCTGGCGACCCTGCGCTGGAGTACGCTGCTCGGCGGTGACGGGTACGACGCCATTTACGGCCTGAAAATGAGTCCTTCCGGCGCTCTGTATGCCTGCGGCGTCACGCGGAGTACCGACCTGCCGACCCATGCCACGGCCCTGCATCCCCGACTGCTCAACGCCGCCACCACGGAGGACGGATTTGTGGCCCGCTTCGTCAACCAGCAATTGACCCAGCTAACCTACCTCGGCACCGAGAGCGCCGACATTGCTTACCTGCTCGACTTCGATACGGCCGAAAACGTGCACATTTTTGGCCTGACGCGGGGCCAGTACCCCGTTTCTGACGGCGTTTACCGAAGCCTGACCGGCGGGCAGTTCGTCCACGCCCTCGACCCGACCTTGTCCAGAACGTTTTTCTCGACCCGCATCGGCTCCGGACGCAGCACGCCGGACATTTCGCCGACGGCTTTTCTGGTGAACGAATGCGGCAACATCTACCTGGCGGGCTGGGGCGGGGCCGTCAACGCCCGTACCGGCATCAACTTCGCCAGCAGCACCATCGGACTTCCGGTCACCAGCGATGCCATCAAGCGCACCACCAACGGCAGCAATTACTGGCTGGCGGTGCTCGAAAAAGGGGCCCAGTCCCTGCTCTACGCCACGTTTTTCGGCAGCGAAAACCCGACTAACCCGAACGAGGAAGACCGCGGCGACCATGTGGACGGCGGCACCTGTCGGTTCGACAAAAGCGGGGTCATCTACCACGCGGCCTGCGCCTGCGGCGGCTCCCGGTTCCCGGCCTCGCCCACGGCCTGGTCGCGGCAGAACCGGAGTTCAAACTGCAACAACGCCGCCTTCAAAATCGACGTAGACCGCCTGAAAGCGTCGTTTGACGCCTTTCAGGGCAACCAGCAGAACGTGGTTCAGGGCTGCGCTCCGCTCTCGCTCACGTTTGTCAACACCAGCGAAGGCGGCATTACGTACCAGTGGGACATCGGAGGGCAGGCGACTTCCAGCAACCCCGAGCAAACGGCGTACACCTTCACCCGCCCCGGCGAGTACACCGTGGTGCTGCGGGCCTTCAACCGGCTGTCGTGCAAACAGGTAGACGTGGCTACGCGGGTCATCCGGGTCTTTCCGGCGGCCTTCAAAGTGAGCGCCGATACCGCCATCTGTCCGGGAAAGAGTGTGCAGTTATTGGCCGAAGGAGCCCGAACGTACGTCTGGACCCCGGCCCAGGGACTGAGCAATCCCAACGTGGCCAATCCCGTCGCGACGCCCACCCAGACGACCCAGTACACCGTCAACATGACCAACGAGTTCGGCTGCACCGTCCGCCGGCAGGTGACCGTCAGCGTCGACGATTCGTTCCGGCCCAACGTGACGCTGCGGACCAGTTCCGGCTGCGGACAGGTCACCCAGGTGGAACTTCTGAATCAGTCCACCGGAGCCGACGAAATCCGCTGGTCGATGGGCAACGGCGATACGCTGAAAATTCCCGAGCCGGGGTCTTACCGGTACGAAAAATCGGGGCAGTACACCATCACCGTCACGGCCCGCAGGGGCGGCTGCACGCTCACGGTCAGCCTGCCGCCGGTCGATGTCGAGAACCTGAAGGACATTCCCAACGTCATCACGGCCAACAACGACGGCAAGAACGACCTGTTCGATACGGGTCTTTCGGGCGCCAAAGTCGAAATCTATAACCGCTGGGGCCGCCTCATTTACAACGCCGCCCCGTACGCCAACAACTGGGGCCGCGACGTGCCGCACGGCCTGTATTATTTTATGCTGACCACCGCTACCGGCGTACGCTGCAAAGGTTGGGTGGAAGTCTTGCAGTAG
- a CDS encoding GNAT family N-acetyltransferase has product MPVPYPFADLPLARQLERTEARANAAFVTSRARLQPDSGATWQEVAGAYAMFDGVGSPLTQTFGLGLFEAVTDEHLQQLEEFFGSRGAEVFHEISPLAGPSLLARLAERGYRPVEVSSVLFRPTELAVAPSAHPDSGLRVRQTGRDEARLWARTAAEGWCSEAPDLVDFMLELGEISAGADQVFCFLAEKDGQPIAAGSLSLGEGVALLAGASTVPEGRKLGAQRALLEARLRFAAEQGYPLAMIATEPGSASQRNAERQGFRIAYTRTKWHRV; this is encoded by the coding sequence ATGCCCGTACCCTACCCCTTCGCCGACCTTCCCCTCGCCCGCCAGCTCGAACGCACCGAAGCCCGGGCCAACGCCGCTTTTGTCACTTCCCGCGCCCGCCTTCAACCCGACAGCGGGGCCACGTGGCAGGAAGTTGCCGGGGCCTACGCTATGTTCGACGGGGTCGGCTCGCCGCTCACCCAGACGTTCGGGCTGGGGCTGTTCGAGGCGGTCACGGATGAGCATTTGCAGCAACTGGAAGAATTTTTCGGGAGCCGGGGCGCGGAGGTCTTTCACGAGATCAGTCCGCTCGCCGGGCCTTCGCTGCTGGCGCGGCTGGCCGAACGGGGTTACCGGCCCGTCGAGGTGAGCAGCGTTCTGTTCCGCCCCACCGAGCTGGCCGTTGCGCCTTCCGCTCACCCGGATTCGGGGCTGCGCGTCCGGCAGACGGGCCGTGACGAAGCCCGGCTCTGGGCCCGCACCGCGGCCGAAGGCTGGTGCAGCGAAGCACCGGATCTGGTCGATTTCATGCTCGAACTGGGCGAAATCAGCGCCGGTGCTGATCAGGTTTTCTGCTTTCTGGCCGAGAAGGACGGGCAGCCCATCGCCGCCGGAAGCCTGAGTCTGGGCGAAGGCGTGGCGCTGCTGGCCGGAGCCAGTACCGTCCCGGAAGGCCGCAAACTGGGGGCCCAGCGCGCCCTGCTCGAAGCCCGGCTCCGCTTTGCCGCCGAACAGGGTTACCCGCTGGCGATGATTGCCACCGAGCCCGGCAGCGCCTCCCAGCGCAACGCCGAACGGCAGGGCTTCCGGATTGCCTACACCCGCACTAAATGGCACCGGGTGTAG
- a CDS encoding ABC transporter ATP-binding protein encodes MNIELSGIGKRFRREWIFRGVDLRLEAGRSYTFVGPNGSGKSTLLSVISGVAPATEGQLTYRTDTGALDADDWYRHIVIAAPYLELIEELTLLELLEFHQSFKPFRDDITPAALCERMRLEHARNKELKAFSSGMKQRVKLALAFYSEASVVILDEPTSNLDRQGVAWYREHVTALKAPILLIGSNVPEEYDFCDNVVDVMQWKP; translated from the coding sequence ATGAACATTGAGTTGTCCGGTATCGGCAAGCGCTTTCGGCGGGAATGGATTTTCAGAGGGGTGGACCTGCGGCTGGAAGCGGGCCGGAGCTACACCTTTGTCGGACCGAACGGCAGCGGAAAATCGACGCTCCTGAGCGTGATTTCGGGTGTTGCTCCCGCGACGGAAGGACAACTCACTTACCGGACCGACACCGGGGCCCTCGACGCCGACGACTGGTACCGGCACATCGTCATCGCCGCCCCCTATCTGGAACTCATCGAAGAACTGACGCTGCTCGAACTCCTCGAATTCCACCAATCCTTCAAGCCTTTCCGCGACGACATCACCCCGGCGGCCCTCTGCGAACGCATGCGGCTCGAACACGCCCGGAACAAGGAGCTCAAGGCGTTTTCGTCGGGCATGAAACAGCGCGTGAAGCTGGCCCTCGCCTTTTATTCGGAGGCGTCCGTGGTCATTCTGGACGAACCCACCTCCAACCTCGACCGGCAGGGCGTCGCCTGGTACCGCGAACACGTCACCGCCCTGAAAGCCCCCATCCTGCTCATCGGCTCCAATGTCCCCGAAGAATACGATTTCTGCGACAACGTGGTGGACGTGATGCAGTGGAAGCCGTAA
- a CDS encoding DUF4920 domain-containing protein produces the protein MKYILTLCLSLSLFCAALAQDNVSYHGKKITPDKALPATELLTKLGSKKSMNAKVEGTVESVCKMSGCWMKVKTADGETMRVTFKDYGFFVPKDIVGKQVVFEGTAKATTTSVAELRHYAEDAGKSKEEIAKITEPEKAVTFVADGVIVRN, from the coding sequence ATGAAATACATTCTGACCTTATGCCTGTCTCTGAGCCTGTTCTGCGCTGCACTTGCTCAGGACAATGTAAGCTATCACGGCAAAAAAATAACGCCCGACAAAGCCCTGCCCGCCACCGAACTGCTGACCAAACTGGGCAGCAAAAAATCCATGAACGCCAAAGTGGAAGGCACCGTGGAGTCGGTCTGCAAAATGAGCGGCTGCTGGATGAAGGTCAAAACGGCCGACGGCGAAACCATGCGCGTGACGTTCAAGGACTATGGTTTCTTTGTCCCGAAAGACATCGTCGGCAAGCAGGTCGTCTTTGAAGGCACGGCCAAAGCCACCACCACGTCCGTCGCCGAACTGCGCCACTACGCCGAAGACGCCGGCAAGAGCAAAGAGGAAATCGCCAAAATTACCGAGCCCGAAAAGGCCGTTACGTTCGTGGCCGACGGCGTGATCGTCCGGAATTAA
- the lpxA gene encoding acyl-ACP--UDP-N-acetylglucosamine O-acyltransferase, protein MIQPLAYVHPEAKIAHNVVIEPFAIIHKDVEIAEGTWIGSHAVINEGARIGKNCRIYPGAVISSTPQDLKFKGEYTRTYIGDNTTIREYATISRGTEEHWKTEIGSSCLIMAYSHVAHDCRIGNHCILTNNVQMAGHVHMGDWAIIGGSSSVLQFTKIGAHAMISGGSLVRKDVPPYTKAAREPLTYAGINSIGLRRRGYSNEKINDIQNIYRYVYLRGLNNNDALQLIELELSPSDERDEIVNFIRNSERGIMKGPSGRENE, encoded by the coding sequence ATGATTCAACCACTGGCATACGTCCATCCTGAGGCAAAAATCGCTCACAATGTTGTGATTGAGCCTTTTGCTATCATTCATAAAGACGTTGAAATTGCGGAGGGCACCTGGATTGGTTCCCACGCCGTTATCAACGAAGGGGCCCGTATTGGCAAAAACTGCCGGATTTATCCGGGAGCGGTGATCTCATCGACTCCCCAGGATTTGAAATTCAAAGGAGAATACACCCGAACCTACATCGGCGACAATACGACCATCCGGGAATATGCCACCATCAGCCGCGGCACGGAAGAACACTGGAAAACCGAAATCGGGAGCAGCTGCCTCATCATGGCCTACTCCCACGTGGCGCACGACTGCCGGATCGGGAACCACTGCATCCTGACCAACAACGTCCAGATGGCGGGTCACGTGCACATGGGCGACTGGGCGATCATCGGCGGCTCAAGCTCGGTCCTGCAGTTCACCAAAATCGGGGCGCACGCCATGATTTCGGGCGGGTCGCTGGTGCGGAAAGATGTTCCACCCTACACCAAAGCCGCCCGCGAGCCGCTGACGTATGCGGGCATCAACTCCATCGGGCTGCGCCGCCGGGGCTATTCCAACGAAAAGATCAACGACATCCAGAACATCTACCGGTACGTGTACCTGCGGGGCCTCAACAACAACGACGCCCTCCAGCTGATCGAACTGGAACTGTCCCCCTCCGACGAACGCGACGAAATCGTCAACTTCATCCGCAACTCCGAACGCGGCATCATGAAAGGCCCCTCGGGACGGGAGAATGAATAG
- a CDS encoding bifunctional UDP-3-O-[3-hydroxymyristoyl] N-acetylglucosamine deacetylase/3-hydroxyacyl-ACP dehydratase, whose translation MNTKQQTIQKAVSVSGVGLHTGVQATMTFLPAPPNHGYKFQRVDLPGQPIVDADVDNVVDLSRGTTLEQSGARVHTVEHTLAALVGLQLDNILIQLDGPEPPIMDGSSIRFVDALRDAGIEEQNAYRNYFEINEYVHYRNPEKDIEIAALPLNDYRLTVMVDYNSRVIASQHASLNDITQFSDEIAKCRTFVFLHELEMLYKQNLIKGGDLTNAIVIVDREVEEGELDHLAQLLNKPKVGVNRQEGILNNLELHYPNEMARHKLLDLVGDLALIGRPIKAQVLAARPGHAANVAFAKKIKKLIQKNAANQVPQYDPKQPPVMDINRVYQLLPHRYPFQLIDKIIALDANSVTGIKNVTMNEPFFPGHFPGNPVMPGVLQLEAMAHTGGILVLSTVPDPENYWPFLAGIDNCRFRRNVLPGDTIIFRCEFTSPMKRGIAKMNGRGYVNGQLVCEADMTASLVKKK comes from the coding sequence ATGAATACCAAACAGCAAACGATTCAGAAAGCGGTCTCGGTCTCGGGCGTCGGCCTTCACACGGGGGTTCAGGCGACGATGACGTTCCTGCCCGCTCCGCCCAATCATGGTTACAAGTTCCAGCGCGTGGACCTGCCTGGACAGCCCATCGTCGATGCGGACGTGGACAATGTGGTGGACCTTTCCCGCGGCACAACCCTGGAGCAGAGCGGTGCCCGTGTCCATACCGTTGAACACACCCTGGCCGCCCTGGTCGGTTTGCAGCTTGACAACATTCTCATCCAGCTCGACGGCCCCGAGCCGCCGATCATGGACGGAAGCTCCATCCGCTTCGTGGACGCCCTGCGCGACGCGGGCATCGAGGAGCAGAACGCCTACCGCAACTACTTCGAAATCAACGAGTACGTCCATTACCGGAATCCGGAAAAAGACATTGAGATTGCCGCCCTGCCGCTGAACGACTACCGCCTGACGGTGATGGTCGATTACAACTCCCGGGTCATTGCCAGCCAGCACGCCTCGCTGAACGACATCACCCAGTTTTCGGACGAGATCGCCAAGTGCCGGACGTTCGTATTCCTGCACGAACTGGAGATGCTCTACAAGCAGAACCTGATCAAAGGCGGCGACCTCACCAACGCCATCGTCATCGTGGACCGGGAAGTGGAAGAGGGCGAACTCGACCACCTGGCCCAGCTGCTCAACAAACCGAAGGTAGGCGTCAACCGGCAGGAAGGCATCCTCAACAACCTGGAACTGCATTACCCGAACGAAATGGCCCGGCACAAGCTGCTGGACCTGGTGGGCGACCTGGCCCTGATCGGGCGTCCCATCAAAGCACAGGTACTCGCGGCCCGGCCGGGTCACGCAGCCAATGTGGCTTTTGCCAAAAAAATCAAAAAATTGATCCAGAAAAACGCCGCCAATCAGGTGCCGCAGTACGATCCGAAGCAGCCGCCCGTTATGGATATCAACCGGGTTTACCAGTTGCTGCCCCATCGGTACCCTTTCCAGCTGATTGACAAAATCATCGCGCTGGATGCCAACAGCGTCACCGGAATCAAGAACGTGACGATGAACGAACCGTTCTTCCCGGGCCATTTTCCGGGCAACCCCGTCATGCCGGGTGTGCTGCAACTGGAAGCCATGGCCCATACGGGCGGAATCCTGGTCCTGAGTACCGTGCCCGATCCGGAAAACTACTGGCCGTTCCTGGCAGGCATCGACAACTGTCGCTTCCGCCGGAATGTCCTGCCGGGCGACACGATTATCTTCCGCTGTGAATTTACGTCCCCCATGAAACGGGGCATCGCCAAAATGAACGGCCGCGGATACGTAAACGGACAACTTGTCTGCGAAGCGGACATGACCGCTAGTCTTGTAAAGAAAAAATAG
- the lpxD gene encoding UDP-3-O-(3-hydroxymyristoyl)glucosamine N-acyltransferase, whose protein sequence is MEFTIRQIATLLNGTTSGDDSLKISRVSKIEEGGAGSISFLSNLKYEPYLYTTASSAVIVDKSFQPKQSVQATLIFVDNSYSAFTQLLEEVNRRLKEGRSGVEQPSFAGAGTSFGEGGYRGAFSYVGDNCRIGSNVRIYPQAYIGNNVSIGDNTIIYAGVRIYDNTVIGRDCVLHAGAVIGSDGFGFAPQADGTYRTIPQLGNVVIEDNVSVGANTTIDCATMGSTIIRQGVKLDNLIQVGHNVEIGRNTVIAAQTGIAGSTKLGDNCVIGGQVGFAGHLVLASGTKVGAQSGVGKSIKEEGVSLNGSPATELSENMRSLAVFRKLPSLEKRVSLLEKNHRNQYGSEVPANGKVS, encoded by the coding sequence ATGGAATTTACTATCAGGCAGATTGCGACCCTGCTAAACGGTACTACCAGCGGCGATGACTCACTGAAAATCAGCCGGGTATCTAAAATCGAAGAAGGCGGCGCGGGTAGTATATCTTTTTTATCAAATCTCAAATACGAGCCTTACTTATACACAACGGCTTCCTCGGCCGTCATTGTCGATAAGAGTTTCCAGCCGAAGCAATCTGTCCAGGCGACGCTTATTTTCGTAGATAACTCCTATTCTGCGTTTACCCAGCTGCTCGAAGAAGTAAACCGGCGCCTGAAAGAAGGCCGCTCGGGCGTTGAACAGCCTTCCTTTGCCGGGGCCGGAACCTCCTTCGGCGAGGGCGGCTACCGGGGCGCGTTCTCCTACGTCGGCGACAATTGCCGCATCGGCAGCAACGTCCGGATCTACCCGCAGGCGTACATCGGCAACAATGTCAGCATCGGCGACAATACGATTATTTACGCGGGCGTCAGGATATACGACAACACGGTCATCGGCCGGGATTGCGTTCTGCATGCCGGGGCGGTCATCGGTTCGGATGGCTTCGGCTTTGCACCCCAGGCCGACGGCACCTACCGGACGATTCCCCAGCTCGGCAACGTGGTCATTGAAGACAACGTCAGCGTCGGGGCCAATACCACCATCGATTGCGCCACCATGGGTTCGACCATCATCCGGCAGGGCGTCAAGCTCGACAACCTGATTCAGGTCGGACACAACGTCGAAATCGGCCGGAATACGGTCATTGCCGCCCAGACGGGCATTGCCGGTTCGACCAAACTGGGCGACAACTGCGTCATCGGCGGACAGGTCGGCTTTGCCGGTCACCTGGTTCTGGCCAGCGGCACCAAGGTCGGTGCCCAGTCCGGCGTCGGCAAATCCATCAAGGAGGAGGGCGTGTCGCTCAACGGCTCACCCGCCACCGAACTGAGCGAAAACATGCGCTCGCTGGCGGTTTTCCGCAAGCTGCCTTCCCTTGAAAAACGCGTCAGTCTGCTTGAAAAGAATCACAGAAATCAATACGGAAGCGAAGTGCCTGCCAACGGAAAAGTTAGTTAA
- a CDS encoding HD domain-containing protein yields the protein MASSNKKKIFNDPVYGFITIPSDLIYDLVEHRYFQRLRRIKQLGMSEFVYPGALHTRFHHALGAMHLMGQAIQALRGKGHLITEAECEAVQAAILLHDLGHGPFSHVLEHTILNGVHHESLSLLLMQDINWEFGGALTLAIRMFEGTYERPFFHQLISSQLDMDRMDYLNRDCFYTGVAEGTIGADRIIKMLDLAKDAGQKDRLVVEAKGILSIENFLNARRLMYWQVYLHKTSLCAEAMLIQLIRRARFLISRGTAVPASPALTLFLSRAVTLADFESHPEYLQAFSELDDYDIWSAIKIWSRHPDRVLADLCARMLERKLFKIILSDQPLAEEVILDVQQQLVRQNIPSDELSYFIHSGIATNAAYLSSQEARTDNILIKFKNGRVADIADASDLPGIKALANIVRRYYVCWARNPMNNDQ from the coding sequence TTGGCCAGTTCCAACAAGAAAAAGATTTTTAACGATCCCGTTTACGGGTTTATCACCATTCCCAGCGACCTCATCTACGATCTGGTCGAACACCGTTATTTTCAGCGGCTGCGGCGCATCAAGCAGCTCGGTATGTCGGAATTCGTGTATCCGGGAGCGCTGCATACCCGTTTTCACCACGCGCTCGGGGCCATGCACCTGATGGGGCAGGCCATCCAGGCTTTGCGCGGCAAAGGACATCTCATTACCGAGGCGGAGTGCGAAGCCGTTCAGGCCGCCATCCTCCTGCACGACCTTGGACACGGCCCGTTTTCCCACGTCCTGGAACACACCATCCTCAACGGGGTTCACCACGAAAGTCTGTCGCTGCTGCTGATGCAGGACATCAACTGGGAGTTCGGCGGGGCGCTGACGCTGGCGATCCGGATGTTTGAGGGCACGTACGAGCGGCCTTTCTTCCACCAGCTTATTTCGAGCCAGCTGGACATGGACCGCATGGATTACCTCAACCGCGACTGTTTTTACACGGGCGTGGCCGAAGGCACGATCGGGGCCGACCGCATCATCAAAATGCTGGACCTGGCCAAAGATGCCGGGCAGAAAGACCGGCTGGTGGTGGAAGCCAAAGGCATTCTCAGCATCGAAAACTTCCTCAACGCCCGGCGGCTGATGTACTGGCAGGTCTACCTGCACAAAACCTCGCTCTGCGCGGAAGCCATGCTGATTCAGCTTATCCGGCGGGCCCGGTTCCTCATCAGCCGGGGAACGGCGGTACCGGCCTCCCCCGCCCTGACGCTCTTTCTGAGCAGGGCCGTTACGCTGGCCGATTTTGAAAGCCATCCCGAATACCTCCAGGCCTTCTCGGAACTGGACGACTACGACATCTGGTCGGCCATCAAAATCTGGAGCCGCCACCCCGACCGGGTGCTGGCGGATCTCTGCGCGCGCATGCTCGAACGGAAACTCTTCAAGATCATCCTTTCGGACCAGCCGCTGGCCGAAGAAGTGATTCTGGACGTGCAGCAGCAGCTCGTCCGCCAGAATATTCCGTCCGACGAATTATCCTATTTTATTCACAGCGGCATTGCCACCAACGCCGCTTATCTGTCTTCGCAGGAAGCCCGTACCGACAACATTCTGATCAAATTCAAAAATGGCCGGGTGGCCGATATTGCCGACGCCTCGGACCTGCCCGGAATCAAGGCGCTGGCAAATATTGTACGTCGGTATTACGTCTGCTGGGCTAGAAATCCAATGAATAATGACCAATGA